In Achromobacter xylosoxidans A8, a single window of DNA contains:
- a CDS encoding TonB-dependent receptor, producing MVSRNSRSPRPARGTTVLPPLAAVARAVGMGLALSAAAGAAAPATAAEAVSVAARKSYAIPAGPLGDALAQFAAAAGVPLSFDPALVSGLRSNGLDGAYTVKEGFSRLLSGSGYALSEQGGGAYSLRKLPSGQDESATVLPTVTVAGASAAPFALPAEYEGGQVARGGRLGLLGNRDVMDTPFNVTSYTSELLANRQAVTLADALNVEPSVRFTGQIGGVTDSFYIRGFPIGEGNLGEIAFDGVYGVAPNYHVFTDYIERVEVLKGPAALLYGMSPNSGVGGVINMVPKRALPEDLSRVSADYVGDSQFGARADLSRRFGKDGEWGVRINGMHRQGDTPLDNLYSRTDIGALSLDYQGERLRASLDLLTQNEKIDAPTRPFLVAAGINVPHAADGRRNATQPWGWWKSDGQSALLRVEYDISDRLTVFADAGGSDTNVSRLSDQTPTIVNAAGDTVVTPNNFRFEVNRSTYNAGLRAKLDTGPVRHAISFMGSLYSDRNKQASVLGTPLTSNIYHPITRPEQYIPAPAYVPKISSSDLSGLALADTLSILDERAQLTLGVRQQRIESRNFNATTGARTVSYDESATTPLAGIVVKPWSNVSLYANYIEGLSKGDVAPATASNAGQVFKPYKARQKEVGVKVDLDGAMLTLSAFEITKPSGQLTNGVYGADSEQRNRGLELNLAGEPWRGLRLLGGVTLLDAELTRAGNSAVVGNRPVGVPKVSLNLGAEWDTPWVAGLTLTGSMMHTGSEYINQANTQSVPSWTTFDLGARYAAKVYGKDITLRANVVNVFNRAYWSGVASYGTISQGVPRTLMLSASMDF from the coding sequence ATGGTTTCCCGCAACTCCCGTTCGCCACGCCCGGCTCGTGGAACAACCGTTTTGCCGCCCCTGGCGGCGGTGGCCCGGGCCGTCGGCATGGGACTGGCGCTGTCGGCCGCGGCGGGGGCGGCGGCGCCTGCCACCGCCGCCGAAGCCGTCAGCGTTGCGGCGCGTAAATCCTACGCGATTCCGGCGGGACCCCTGGGCGACGCGCTGGCTCAGTTCGCCGCCGCCGCGGGGGTGCCGCTGTCGTTCGATCCGGCGCTGGTGTCGGGGCTGCGCAGCAACGGACTGGACGGCGCCTATACCGTGAAGGAAGGCTTCTCCCGTTTGCTGTCGGGGTCGGGCTATGCCTTGTCGGAGCAGGGCGGTGGCGCCTATTCCCTGCGCAAGCTGCCTTCGGGACAGGATGAATCGGCGACCGTGCTGCCGACGGTCACCGTCGCCGGCGCCAGCGCGGCCCCGTTCGCCTTGCCGGCCGAGTACGAGGGCGGCCAGGTGGCCAGGGGCGGACGCCTGGGCCTGCTGGGCAATCGCGACGTGATGGACACGCCGTTCAACGTCACCAGCTACACCTCGGAGCTGCTGGCGAACCGCCAGGCGGTAACCTTGGCCGACGCGCTGAACGTTGAACCTTCGGTGCGCTTCACCGGCCAGATCGGCGGCGTGACCGATTCGTTCTACATCCGCGGCTTTCCCATCGGCGAAGGCAATCTGGGCGAGATCGCCTTTGACGGGGTTTACGGCGTGGCGCCCAACTATCACGTCTTTACCGATTACATCGAACGGGTTGAAGTGCTGAAAGGGCCGGCGGCGCTGCTGTACGGCATGTCGCCCAATAGCGGCGTGGGCGGGGTGATCAACATGGTGCCCAAGCGGGCGCTGCCGGAGGACCTGAGCCGCGTGTCCGCCGACTATGTGGGCGATTCGCAATTCGGCGCGCGCGCGGACCTGAGCCGCCGCTTCGGCAAGGATGGCGAATGGGGCGTGCGCATCAACGGCATGCACCGCCAGGGCGATACGCCGCTGGACAATCTGTATTCGCGCACCGATATCGGCGCCTTGTCGCTGGATTATCAGGGCGAGCGGTTGCGCGCCTCGCTGGACCTGCTGACGCAGAATGAGAAGATCGACGCGCCCACGCGACCTTTCCTGGTGGCCGCCGGCATAAACGTGCCGCATGCGGCGGATGGACGGCGCAACGCCACCCAGCCCTGGGGCTGGTGGAAGTCCGATGGCCAATCGGCGCTGCTGCGGGTGGAGTACGACATCAGCGACCGCCTGACGGTCTTTGCCGACGCAGGCGGCTCGGACACCAATGTTTCGCGCCTGTCGGACCAGACGCCCACCATCGTCAACGCGGCCGGCGACACGGTGGTCACGCCGAACAACTTCCGGTTCGAGGTCAACCGCAGCACCTACAACGCGGGGCTGCGCGCCAAGCTGGACACGGGGCCGGTGCGCCACGCCATCAGCTTCATGGGCAGCCTGTACAGCGACCGGAACAAGCAGGCCAGCGTGTTGGGCACGCCGCTCACGTCCAACATCTATCATCCGATCACGCGCCCGGAGCAATACATTCCAGCGCCTGCCTATGTGCCAAAGATTTCGTCATCGGACCTTTCCGGCCTGGCGCTGGCCGATACGCTCAGCATCCTGGACGAGCGCGCGCAGCTGACCCTGGGCGTGCGCCAGCAGCGCATCGAATCGCGCAACTTCAACGCCACGACTGGCGCGCGCACCGTCAGCTATGACGAGAGCGCGACCACGCCGCTGGCGGGCATCGTGGTCAAGCCCTGGAGCAATGTCTCGCTGTACGCCAACTACATCGAAGGCCTGAGCAAGGGCGACGTGGCGCCTGCCACCGCGTCCAACGCGGGCCAGGTGTTCAAGCCCTACAAGGCCAGGCAGAAAGAGGTGGGAGTGAAGGTGGACCTGGACGGCGCCATGCTGACCCTGAGCGCCTTCGAGATCACCAAGCCCAGCGGCCAGCTGACCAACGGCGTGTACGGCGCCGACAGCGAGCAGCGCAACCGCGGTCTGGAACTGAACCTGGCCGGCGAACCATGGCGCGGCCTGCGCCTGCTGGGCGGGGTGACCTTGCTGGACGCGGAACTGACGCGCGCCGGCAATAGCGCCGTGGTGGGCAACCGGCCCGTGGGCGTACCCAAGGTGTCGCTCAACCTGGGCGCGGAATGGGATACGCCATGGGTCGCGGGCCTGACCTTGACCGGCAGCATGATGCACACCGGCAGCGAATACATCAACCAGGCCAATACGCAGTCGGTGCCTTCGTGGACCACGTTCGATCTGGGCGCGCGTTACGCCGCCAAGGTCTACGGCAAGGACATCACGCTGCGGGCGAATGTGGTCAACGTCTTCAACCGCGCCTATTGGTCGGGCGTGGCGTCGTACGGCACGATTTCCCAGGGCGTGCCGCGCACACTGATGCTGTCCGCGTCGATGGACTTCTGA
- a CDS encoding FecR domain-containing protein, translating into MIDPAILKEAAGWLVRFQSETLSPSDREAFERWRARSAAHAAAWQRAEDMLRGFGQVPPRIAGETLRRLDRPGRRQALRALAGLLVLGPAAWLGGRELPWREWSADARTATGEQRRMELADGTQLVLNTASAVDIDYTAQQRTLWLRAGEILLTTGRDTPQLQRPFVVQTAQGAIRALGTRFMVRDEGSVVRVAVFEGAVEIRPMSAGGSATVLPAGQQTVFNGREVQAQAAVDATAASWEQGMLAARNWRLADLVDELGRYRRGVLRCDPAVAGLRVSGAFPLNDIDASLRLLEKTLPVRVSRITPYWTTVAPRAGVTN; encoded by the coding sequence GTGATCGATCCTGCCATCCTGAAGGAAGCGGCCGGCTGGCTGGTGCGCTTTCAATCCGAGACCTTGTCGCCATCGGACCGAGAGGCGTTCGAGCGCTGGCGCGCACGCAGCGCTGCGCATGCCGCCGCCTGGCAGCGGGCCGAGGACATGTTGCGCGGCTTCGGGCAGGTCCCGCCGAGGATCGCCGGCGAGACCTTGCGGCGGCTGGATCGTCCGGGACGCCGGCAGGCGCTGCGGGCGCTGGCCGGCCTGCTGGTGCTGGGGCCGGCGGCCTGGCTGGGTGGACGCGAGTTGCCCTGGCGGGAATGGAGCGCGGATGCGCGCACCGCGACCGGCGAGCAGCGCCGCATGGAACTGGCCGACGGCACGCAGCTGGTGCTCAACACCGCCAGTGCGGTGGACATCGACTACACCGCGCAACAGCGCACGCTGTGGCTGCGGGCAGGCGAAATCCTGCTGACCACGGGCCGCGATACACCGCAGCTGCAGCGGCCCTTTGTGGTCCAGACCGCGCAGGGAGCAATCCGCGCGCTGGGCACGCGCTTCATGGTGCGCGACGAAGGGAGCGTTGTGCGCGTGGCGGTGTTCGAGGGAGCGGTGGAGATCCGGCCCATGTCGGCAGGAGGCAGCGCCACGGTGCTGCCGGCCGGACAGCAGACCGTCTTCAATGGGCGCGAGGTGCAGGCCCAGGCGGCGGTGGACGCGACGGCGGCATCCTGGGAGCAAGGCATGCTGGCCGCGCGCAACTGGCGGCTGGCGGACCTAGTGGATGAACTGGGGCGGTATCGGCGAGGCGTGCTGCGCTGCGATCCGGCGGTGGCGGGGCTGCGGGTGTCGGGGGCTTTTCCCTTGAACGACATCGATGCCAGCTTGCGGCTGCTGGAAAAAACCCTGCCCGTGAGGGTGAGCCGGATCACGCCGTACTGGACGACGGTTGCTCCGCGCGCCGGCGTTACAAACTAA
- a CDS encoding sigma-70 family RNA polymerase sigma factor, producing MPTPDSPPADPVAKLYRDHHGWLSVWLRKKLGNSFDAADLAHDTFVRLMAGRRRTEAGAEPRALLTHIAKGLVVDHWRRRALEEAYLAAVAQLPEQEAPSPEARALILETLGAIDAALRKLSAKTREIFLLSQFEGMGYDAIAQGLGVSLSTVKRHMQAALTACLIASQTDL from the coding sequence TTGCCCACGCCCGATTCCCCGCCCGCCGATCCCGTCGCGAAGCTCTATCGTGACCATCACGGCTGGCTGTCGGTCTGGCTGCGCAAGAAGTTGGGCAATTCCTTCGACGCGGCGGACCTGGCCCACGATACCTTCGTGCGCTTGATGGCCGGGCGGCGCCGGACGGAAGCCGGCGCCGAACCGCGCGCGCTGCTGACCCATATCGCGAAGGGCTTGGTGGTGGACCACTGGCGCCGCCGCGCGCTGGAAGAGGCCTATCTGGCCGCCGTCGCGCAACTGCCCGAGCAGGAAGCGCCTTCGCCGGAGGCGCGCGCCTTGATCCTGGAGACCCTGGGCGCCATCGACGCCGCGCTGCGCAAGCTGTCGGCCAAAACCCGCGAGATCTTCCTGCTGTCGCAATTCGAGGGCATGGGCTATGACGCGATCGCGCAGGGCCTGGGCGTGTCGCTATCCACCGTCAAGCGCCATATGCAGGCAGCGCTGACCGCTTGCCTGATCGCCAGCCAGACCGACCTGTGA
- a CDS encoding TonB-dependent siderophore receptor produces MSSRLVRAAALVRLPLPRTALSAALRCALPGVMAVALWPAAAFAQAPASGQRVVAFSIEAGPLGAALGAFGVQAGVMVASDPALTAGAATGGVTGSYAVHTALQRLLAGTGLEAVARPEGGYRLRQAAAAGAAATLAPVTVTGSYATTTDGTGSYTSPAVTIGKTAQALKDIPQSITVLTRQRMDDQDMVSLPDAVNNTTGMVGVQGVGPGVAINARGFPVDLLQYDGVSLLRNSYSLGNWEQDSLVFYDRVEILRGAAGLLQGAGSPGGAINLVRKRGGAEPAVVVTAKAGSWDHYGLQLDAGSPLNESGTLRGRVVLDEDQSHSYIDYVWEKTRNLYAALDYDISDDTTVGIGISNRYSRSRPMFVGYPRYADGGDIDLPRSTFTGSTWNRAKNDQTIFYADLAHRFNDAWRFKMVGVAMNEKNTTVHQRVADAVQPDGSGLSYGDFGVDFHSKQRGLDMSVSGDFTALGMKQEVVVGANYSKLTTQDRFTRVWQDGGNIFDIDHHRPWQDIDTIAQASGYDSRSAYDIRQKGIYGTWRVKPTESLALIGGGRVGWYDYTYSGGGSATTSSTSGRFIPYAGLVYSLSDNWSAYASYTTVFEPQTERSVAGSLLKPIEGNNYEIGVKGELAEGRVNTLLALFRYDHKNRAVNDYDAGFACDGWYCSRAAGKVRSQGLEAEVSGEVVKGLELYAGYTYNTTKYLDDPDNQGKVFNTWTPKHMLRLWANYRLPGSLNRLSVGAGVNTQTHTISSDRKFTMAGFSIWNARLGYQATPELSIGLNLNNVFDKKYYVPSYNTLSSNNYYGEPRNVMLTLRYAPKL; encoded by the coding sequence ATGTCTTCTCGTCTAGTCCGCGCCGCGGCCCTCGTCCGCCTTCCCTTGCCGCGCACGGCCTTGAGCGCCGCGCTGCGCTGCGCCCTGCCTGGCGTGATGGCCGTCGCCTTGTGGCCGGCGGCCGCGTTTGCCCAGGCGCCGGCGTCCGGACAGCGCGTCGTTGCCTTCAGTATCGAAGCAGGCCCGCTAGGCGCGGCGCTGGGCGCGTTCGGCGTGCAGGCCGGCGTCATGGTGGCATCCGATCCCGCGTTGACGGCGGGCGCGGCGACGGGGGGCGTGACGGGTTCCTATGCTGTCCACACGGCGCTGCAGCGCCTGCTGGCAGGTACCGGGCTGGAAGCCGTGGCGCGCCCCGAGGGCGGCTATCGCCTGCGACAAGCGGCGGCGGCGGGGGCGGCCGCGACCTTGGCGCCGGTCACGGTGACGGGCAGCTACGCCACCACCACGGATGGCACGGGCTCCTACACTTCGCCGGCCGTCACCATCGGCAAGACGGCGCAGGCCTTGAAAGACATTCCGCAATCCATCACTGTGCTGACCCGGCAGCGCATGGATGACCAGGACATGGTCAGCCTGCCGGACGCGGTGAACAACACCACCGGCATGGTGGGCGTGCAGGGCGTGGGTCCCGGGGTGGCGATCAACGCCCGCGGCTTCCCCGTGGACCTGCTGCAATACGATGGCGTGTCCTTGCTGCGCAACAGCTACAGCCTGGGCAACTGGGAGCAGGACTCGCTGGTGTTCTATGACCGCGTGGAAATCCTGCGCGGCGCCGCCGGCCTGTTGCAGGGGGCGGGCAGCCCGGGCGGCGCGATCAACCTGGTGCGCAAGCGCGGCGGGGCGGAGCCTGCGGTGGTGGTAACGGCCAAGGCCGGCTCCTGGGATCACTACGGCCTGCAGTTGGACGCGGGCAGTCCCTTGAACGAATCGGGCACCTTGCGCGGCCGCGTGGTGCTGGATGAAGATCAAAGCCATTCCTACATCGACTATGTGTGGGAAAAGACGCGCAACCTGTATGCCGCGCTGGACTATGACATCAGCGATGACACCACGGTAGGCATCGGGATCAGCAACCGCTACAGCCGCTCGCGGCCGATGTTCGTGGGCTATCCCCGCTACGCGGACGGAGGCGATATCGACCTGCCGCGTTCGACCTTTACGGGTTCGACCTGGAACCGGGCGAAGAACGACCAGACCATTTTTTACGCCGACCTGGCGCACCGCTTCAACGACGCATGGCGCTTCAAGATGGTCGGCGTCGCCATGAATGAAAAGAACACGACCGTGCATCAGCGCGTCGCGGATGCCGTGCAGCCGGACGGCAGCGGGCTGTCCTATGGCGATTTCGGCGTGGACTTCCACAGCAAGCAGCGCGGGCTGGACATGTCGGTCAGCGGCGACTTCACCGCCCTGGGGATGAAGCAAGAGGTCGTGGTCGGCGCCAACTATTCCAAGCTGACCACGCAGGACCGGTTCACGCGCGTCTGGCAGGATGGCGGCAATATCTTCGATATCGACCACCATCGTCCGTGGCAGGACATCGACACCATTGCCCAGGCCAGCGGCTATGACTCGCGAAGCGCCTACGACATCCGCCAGAAGGGCATTTACGGCACCTGGCGCGTCAAGCCCACTGAATCCCTGGCGCTGATTGGCGGCGGGCGCGTCGGCTGGTACGACTACACCTACAGCGGCGGCGGCAGCGCCACCACGTCCAGCACCTCGGGACGTTTCATTCCCTACGCCGGCCTGGTGTACTCGCTGAGCGACAACTGGTCGGCCTATGCCAGCTACACAACGGTGTTCGAACCGCAGACCGAGCGCAGCGTAGCGGGCAGCCTGCTCAAGCCCATCGAGGGCAACAACTACGAAATCGGCGTCAAGGGCGAACTCGCGGAGGGCCGCGTCAATACGCTGCTGGCGTTGTTCCGCTACGACCACAAGAACCGCGCGGTCAACGACTACGACGCTGGCTTTGCGTGCGATGGCTGGTATTGCTCGCGCGCGGCGGGCAAGGTGCGCAGTCAGGGCCTGGAGGCCGAGGTCTCGGGCGAAGTCGTCAAGGGCCTGGAGCTGTATGCCGGCTATACCTACAACACCACCAAGTATCTGGACGACCCCGACAACCAGGGCAAGGTCTTCAATACCTGGACGCCCAAGCATATGCTGCGCCTGTGGGCCAACTACAGGCTGCCGGGCTCGTTAAACCGCCTGAGCGTGGGCGCCGGCGTCAACACGCAGACGCATACGATCAGTTCGGACCGCAAGTTCACCATGGCCGGATTCTCGATCTGGAATGCGCGGCTGGGTTATCAGGCCACGCCGGAACTGAGCATCGGGCTGAACCTTAACAATGTGTTCGACAAGAAGTACTACGTGCCTTCGTACAACACGCTCAGCAGCAACAATTACTACGGCGAGCCCCGCAACGTGATGCTGACGCTGCGCTACGCGCCCAAGCTGTAG
- a CDS encoding FecR domain-containing protein: MENAKLLRPHAPEAGTVDPKIVRQAADWWSRLREDVTDEDRRRFENWRLAQPAHELAWQRLNALTRDVAAGVAGAGGEVAARTLRQAPLIQSRRNAIRWMVSAAGLGLGGWGVSQSGAVRALSADMRTGTGERRAVTLPDGTLLELNTASAVDLRYTASRRELVLLEGEIQVTTGRDPLGRPFTVRTRAGMLTPVGTRFVVRGLEDGRIRVAVLEGAVDVRGLDPNDLPRRVPAGAQAEFSAAGGFAAGPLEAASSAWLDGMLIADEMPLSDFLRELGRYRPGRLSCSGEAAGLRVVGAFPLADSDQVLAMLQEVLPVRVRRYTRYWVTVGLA, encoded by the coding sequence ATGGAAAACGCCAAGCTGCTGCGGCCGCATGCGCCGGAAGCGGGAACCGTCGATCCCAAGATCGTTCGCCAGGCCGCCGACTGGTGGTCGCGGCTGCGCGAGGACGTGACCGACGAAGACCGCAGGCGTTTTGAAAACTGGCGCCTTGCGCAGCCCGCGCACGAGCTGGCCTGGCAACGGCTGAACGCCTTGACGCGCGATGTGGCGGCGGGCGTTGCTGGAGCCGGCGGCGAGGTGGCCGCGCGCACGCTGCGGCAAGCGCCGTTGATCCAGTCGCGCCGCAACGCCATCCGTTGGATGGTGTCGGCGGCCGGCCTGGGCCTGGGTGGCTGGGGCGTGAGCCAAAGCGGCGCCGTGCGTGCGCTGTCGGCAGATATGCGGACCGGCACCGGCGAGCGGCGCGCCGTGACGCTGCCGGACGGCACGCTGCTGGAACTGAACACTGCCAGCGCGGTGGACCTGCGCTACACGGCGAGCCGGCGCGAACTTGTCCTGCTGGAAGGCGAGATCCAGGTGACTACCGGGCGCGATCCGCTGGGCCGGCCTTTCACGGTGCGCACGCGTGCCGGCATGCTGACGCCGGTGGGCACGCGTTTCGTGGTGCGCGGTCTGGAAGATGGCCGCATCCGGGTGGCGGTGCTGGAAGGCGCGGTGGACGTGCGCGGCCTGGATCCGAACGACTTGCCGCGGCGGGTGCCGGCCGGCGCGCAGGCGGAGTTCTCGGCTGCTGGCGGCTTTGCCGCCGGGCCTCTGGAAGCGGCTAGCTCGGCGTGGCTGGACGGAATGCTGATCGCCGACGAGATGCCGCTATCGGACTTTCTGCGCGAACTGGGACGTTATCGTCCGGGCCGCTTGAGCTGTTCGGGCGAGGCGGCCGGCCTGCGCGTAGTGGGGGCGTTTCCGCTGGCGGACAGCGACCAGGTGCTGGCCATGCTGCAGGAAGTCCTGCCGGTGCGCGTGCGCCGCTATACCCGCTACTGGGTCACGGTGGGACTGGCGTGA
- a CDS encoding sigma-70 family RNA polymerase sigma factor: MPSSTFAPRAEVQSVYQAHHQWLRSVLQRKLGNVSDAADVAHDTFERLIRADLREPLNEPRAYLRTIATRLLIGRARRAALEAAYAESVALQPVAVEPSVEARALILEALEQVCELLDSLPMNSRRIFLMAQVDGMSYAEIGERLGLTPNAVQKSLARALVHCYTAVYG; encoded by the coding sequence ATGCCATCCTCTACCTTCGCTCCTCGTGCCGAGGTGCAATCGGTCTATCAGGCTCACCATCAATGGTTGCGCAGCGTGCTGCAACGCAAGCTGGGCAATGTGTCCGACGCGGCCGACGTGGCGCACGACACGTTTGAACGGCTGATCCGCGCCGACCTTCGCGAACCGCTGAACGAACCGCGCGCCTATCTGCGCACCATCGCCACGCGCCTGCTGATCGGCCGGGCCAGGCGGGCCGCGCTGGAAGCGGCCTATGCCGAATCGGTGGCGTTGCAGCCGGTGGCGGTGGAACCCTCGGTCGAAGCACGCGCCCTGATCCTGGAAGCCCTGGAACAGGTTTGCGAACTGCTCGACAGCCTGCCCATGAACAGCCGCCGGATCTTCCTGATGGCGCAGGTGGACGGCATGTCCTATGCCGAAATCGGCGAGCGGCTGGGCTTGACGCCCAACGCCGTGCAGAAGTCCCTGGCCCGCGCGCTGGTGCATTGCTACACGGCCGTCTACGGTTGA
- the fhuE gene encoding ferric-rhodotorulic acid/ferric-coprogen receptor FhuE, with translation MSIDIAAQPLGDALMQWAAQTKVRVFYAPEVVAGVSSKGLRGRLDPEEALRSLLQGSGVTYRWQGDSIILSRDGGVASLAPVTVLGSMDPAMTEGTGSYTTPASAAATGLTLSLRETPQSVSVVTRQRIDDQNLRSLDEVMGNVVGVQVVSEDTDRTDFWSRGFYIDSLQYDGVPTTIGLSMYGESDNDSFIYDRIEVVRGATGLMTGAGNPGASINLVRKHANSREFTGMVSAGAGSWNQYRGTVDMSTPLNQEGTVRARMVALYQGRDSYIDLYHANKKVFYGVIDADLTPSTRLSVGADYQDKRPRGSTWGSLPVVFSDGTPTDWRRSKTTAADWTYWHTTNQTVFATLEHRFANDWEVKADWSQRKSKYDAKLLYLYGDLDQATGTGLAALPGYWNSYAQQTSLDLQATGPFSLLGRKHELVVGAMRSRYGEDFYRYGFDRASLADTGNFYEWDGSYAQPTWTEASLRDTVTHQRGVYAAARWSLTDNLTAITGGRYATWESKSPTRDQKDSQFIPYAGLVVDLNDTYSAYASYTDIFQPQDNRDSSGNYLDPVQGQNYEVGLKGEYLDGRLNASVALFKVKQSKVAVLDGDKLVPGTPDQAYTTADGVTTKGIELEVSGQLAQGWNAYAGGTYYTSRDAQGVSVNPERPRAVARLFTTYRLPGEWSRLTVGGGVNWQLSSYSEVSAGDNMVTVKQKAYAIYNLMARYDFNSRLSAQMNLNNLFDRKYYLGGVGNQVYYGEPRSVFVNLTAKF, from the coding sequence GTGTCGATCGATATCGCGGCACAGCCGCTGGGAGATGCCTTGATGCAATGGGCGGCGCAAACCAAGGTGCGTGTCTTCTACGCGCCCGAGGTGGTGGCCGGAGTCAGCAGCAAGGGCCTGCGCGGCAGGCTGGATCCGGAGGAGGCGTTGCGCAGCCTGCTGCAGGGTTCGGGCGTGACCTACCGCTGGCAGGGCGACAGCATCATCCTGTCGCGCGATGGCGGCGTGGCCAGCCTGGCGCCGGTCACGGTGCTGGGCAGCATGGATCCGGCGATGACCGAAGGCACCGGTTCCTATACGACGCCGGCTTCGGCCGCAGCCACCGGGCTGACCCTGTCCTTGCGCGAAACCCCGCAGTCCGTCAGCGTCGTGACGCGTCAGCGCATCGATGACCAGAACCTGCGCTCGCTGGACGAGGTGATGGGCAATGTGGTTGGCGTGCAGGTGGTCAGCGAAGATACCGATCGCACCGATTTCTGGTCGCGCGGCTTCTACATCGACAGCCTGCAGTACGACGGCGTACCCACCACCATCGGCCTGTCGATGTATGGCGAATCCGACAATGATTCGTTCATCTACGACCGCATCGAAGTCGTGCGCGGCGCCACCGGGCTGATGACCGGTGCGGGCAACCCGGGCGCTTCCATCAACCTGGTGCGCAAACATGCCAACAGCCGCGAATTCACCGGGATGGTCAGCGCCGGTGCGGGTTCGTGGAATCAATACCGGGGCACGGTGGACATGTCCACGCCCTTGAACCAGGAAGGCACCGTGCGTGCGCGCATGGTGGCGCTGTATCAGGGGCGCGATTCCTATATCGACCTTTATCATGCGAACAAGAAGGTGTTCTACGGTGTCATCGATGCCGATCTGACGCCATCGACCCGGCTGAGCGTGGGGGCGGATTATCAGGACAAGCGTCCACGCGGATCCACCTGGGGCAGCCTGCCCGTGGTGTTCAGCGACGGCACGCCGACCGACTGGCGGCGTTCCAAGACCACGGCGGCGGACTGGACGTACTGGCACACGACCAATCAGACGGTGTTCGCCACGCTGGAGCATCGCTTCGCCAACGATTGGGAAGTCAAGGCCGACTGGTCGCAGCGTAAAAGCAAGTACGACGCCAAGCTCCTGTACCTGTACGGCGATCTGGATCAGGCAACGGGAACTGGCCTGGCGGCACTGCCGGGGTACTGGAATTCCTACGCGCAACAAACCTCGCTGGACTTGCAGGCCACGGGGCCGTTCAGCCTGCTTGGCCGCAAGCATGAACTGGTGGTGGGCGCCATGCGCAGCCGCTACGGCGAGGACTTCTACCGTTATGGTTTCGACCGCGCTTCGCTGGCGGACACCGGCAACTTCTACGAGTGGGACGGATCGTACGCGCAGCCGACCTGGACCGAGGCCAGCCTGCGCGATACGGTCACGCACCAGCGCGGCGTCTATGCCGCGGCGCGGTGGTCGTTGACCGACAACCTGACCGCCATAACCGGCGGCCGCTACGCGACCTGGGAATCGAAGTCGCCCACGCGCGATCAAAAGGACTCCCAGTTCATTCCATACGCTGGCCTGGTGGTCGACCTGAACGACACCTACTCTGCCTACGCCAGCTATACCGACATCTTCCAGCCGCAGGACAATCGCGACAGCAGCGGCAACTATCTGGACCCGGTGCAGGGTCAGAACTACGAGGTGGGCCTGAAGGGCGAATACCTGGACGGCAGGTTGAATGCGTCCGTTGCGCTGTTCAAGGTCAAGCAAAGCAAGGTGGCGGTGCTGGACGGCGACAAGCTGGTGCCAGGCACGCCGGATCAAGCCTACACGACCGCCGATGGCGTCACCACCAAGGGCATCGAGCTGGAAGTGAGCGGACAACTGGCGCAGGGCTGGAATGCCTATGCCGGCGGCACCTACTACACCAGCCGCGACGCGCAGGGCGTATCGGTCAATCCCGAGCGTCCGCGCGCGGTGGCCAGGTTGTTTACGACTTACCGACTGCCGGGGGAATGGAGCCGTCTGACGGTGGGCGGCGGCGTCAACTGGCAACTGTCGAGCTATTCCGAAGTCAGCGCTGGCGACAACATGGTCACGGTCAAGCAGAAGGCCTACGCGATCTACAACCTGATGGCGCGCTACGACTTCAATTCACGCCTGTCCGCGCAGATGAACCTGAACAATCTGTTCGACAGGAAGTACTACCTGGGCGGCGTGGGCAACCAGGTCTATTACGGCGAACCCAGAAGCGTGTTCGTCAACCTGACTGCCAAGTTCTGA